From a region of the Odoribacter splanchnicus DSM 20712 genome:
- a CDS encoding VanZ family protein, which produces MSSKLRHIFILANILWVVIIFILCAMPSDDIPDPHWNIPHLDKVVHFGMYFVLSILLIFPLEEYSCLKLSRIYLIAILVALIYGGGIEILQANFFNRSGDVWDLVADVSGGIAGCLCYPIVKRFIPMKN; this is translated from the coding sequence ATGAGCAGTAAACTTCGCCATATTTTTATTCTGGCCAATATTTTATGGGTCGTGATTATTTTTATTCTCTGTGCGATGCCCAGTGATGACATCCCTGATCCACACTGGAATATCCCTCATCTGGATAAGGTAGTTCATTTCGGTATGTATTTCGTTTTATCCATTCTTTTAATCTTTCCACTCGAGGAATATAGTTGCTTAAAACTAAGCCGGATCTATCTGATCGCCATCCTGGTGGCACTGATCTACGGAGGAGGAATTGAAATATTGCAAGCCAATTTTTTCAACCGAAGCGGGGATGTGTGGGATTTGGTCGCAGATGTTTCAGGCGGCATCGCAGGCTGTCTGTGTTATCCTATTGTAAAAAGATTCATCCCCATGAAAAATTGA
- the pheS gene encoding phenylalanine--tRNA ligase subunit alpha — MLDKIKQIISEIGSFTATTPAEVEQFRIKHLSKKGTIAALFDDFKNVPADQKKEIGKTLNELKTAALDKVNELKEKLCNSDQGKTGVDLTLPGDLIKLGSRHPLSIVKNEILAIFNKLGFTISEGPEIEDDWHNFSALNFPEEHPARDMQDTFFIEKNPDIVLHTHTSSVQVRDMETHSLPIRLVTPGRVFRNEAISARAHCIFHQIEALYIDENVSFADLKQTLTYFAKELFGPETRIRLRPSYFPFTEPSAEMDVSCSLCHGEGCNVCKGTGWLEILGCGMVDPNVLELNGIDKEKYTGFALGMGIERITMLKYGIKDLRLFFENDIRFLEQFTAAI; from the coding sequence ATGTTAGACAAGATTAAGCAGATTATATCAGAGATCGGGAGCTTCACCGCTACCACACCTGCAGAGGTTGAGCAATTCAGGATTAAGCATTTGAGTAAGAAAGGTACCATTGCCGCTTTATTCGATGATTTCAAAAATGTACCGGCAGATCAAAAAAAAGAAATCGGAAAAACTTTGAACGAATTGAAAACAGCAGCCTTAGATAAAGTGAATGAGTTAAAGGAAAAGCTTTGTAATTCCGATCAGGGTAAAACCGGTGTGGATCTCACTTTACCGGGAGACCTGATCAAGCTAGGAAGCCGTCATCCATTGTCCATCGTAAAGAATGAAATTCTGGCTATTTTTAATAAACTAGGTTTCACGATATCAGAAGGTCCGGAAATAGAAGACGATTGGCATAATTTTTCAGCCTTGAATTTTCCGGAAGAACACCCGGCCCGGGATATGCAAGATACCTTCTTTATCGAGAAAAATCCGGATATCGTATTGCATACCCATACTTCTTCGGTACAGGTTCGCGACATGGAAACTCATTCCTTACCCATCCGGTTAGTGACGCCGGGAAGAGTGTTCCGTAATGAAGCTATTTCAGCTCGTGCACATTGTATTTTCCATCAGATCGAAGCGCTTTATATCGATGAAAATGTTTCTTTTGCAGATTTAAAACAGACGCTGACTTATTTTGCCAAAGAACTTTTCGGTCCGGAAACCCGAATCCGGCTGAGACCGTCTTACTTCCCATTTACCGAACCTTCGGCAGAAATGGATGTTTCCTGTTCGTTGTGTCATGGAGAAGGATGTAATGTATGTAAAGGTACCGGCTGGCTGGAAATTTTGGGTTGTGGAATGGTCGATCCCAACGTATTGGAATTAAATGGAATCGATAAGGAAAAATATACCGGTTTTGCTCTTGGAATGGGTATCGAGCGTATCACAATGTTAAAATACGGCATCAAAGATTTACGCTTGTTCTTTGAGAATGATATTCGTTTTCTGGAGCAGTTTACTGCAGCAATATAG
- a CDS encoding OmpA family protein, whose product MKRIIFALCLLIAVTSCVSKKKYMVAENGRLAALSRERVLNRNLGQQKDEIAKLKQQITDLMSDTTRLGQAIRDYRKSLYSNLSEQEKLNMLLKEKMEKLAEREATINKLQAEVDAQNARLQSLLNSVKDALLGFSSDELTVTEKNGKIYVAMSDKLLFESGSAQVNKQGKEALGKLAEVLKKQHDIDVFIEGHTDNKPIKTVQFKDNWDLSVVRATSVVRILTKDYGVNPLQILPCGRGEFMPVDNNESVEGRAHNRRTEIIMAPKLDKLMDILK is encoded by the coding sequence ATGAAAAGAATCATTTTTGCCTTATGCTTATTGATTGCAGTGACGTCGTGTGTATCTAAAAAGAAGTATATGGTTGCTGAAAACGGTCGGTTGGCAGCTTTAAGCCGTGAACGGGTACTGAACAGAAATTTGGGACAACAGAAAGATGAGATTGCAAAATTGAAGCAACAGATCACTGACCTGATGAGTGATACGACTCGTTTAGGTCAAGCCATCCGCGATTATCGAAAATCATTGTATTCCAATCTGTCCGAACAGGAAAAACTGAATATGTTACTGAAGGAAAAAATGGAGAAACTGGCCGAACGGGAAGCTACCATCAATAAATTACAGGCCGAAGTCGATGCGCAAAACGCACGTCTTCAAAGTTTATTGAATAGTGTCAAGGATGCTTTACTTGGATTTAGCTCGGATGAATTGACCGTGACCGAAAAGAATGGGAAAATATATGTGGCTATGTCGGATAAGCTGTTGTTCGAGTCGGGGAGTGCACAGGTCAACAAACAGGGTAAAGAAGCGTTGGGTAAATTAGCGGAAGTGCTGAAAAAACAGCATGATATCGATGTTTTCATCGAGGGGCATACCGATAACAAACCCATTAAAACCGTGCAATTTAAAGATAATTGGGATTTAAGTGTCGTACGTGCTACTTCTGTCGTACGTATTCTGACCAAAGATTATGGGGTGAATCCTTTACAGATTTTACCTTGCGGCCGGGGGGAGTTTATGCCGGTGGACAATAACGAAAGTGTAGAGGGACGGGCACACAACCGGCGTACCGAAATCATCATGGCGCCGAAATTGGATAAGCTGATGGATATATTGAAATAA
- a CDS encoding N-acetylmuramoyl-L-alanine amidase-like domain-containing protein encodes MIRLILHLFLFLFLSSYSCEAYRLSSSDQKVLNSFWKYAEEHRLGNLPVNERIPSIARFFLGTPYQSNTLNVTREELPVINLHELDCVTFVENVLALAFLEQYNQQSTEAFVQNIIRLRYRNAEIVDYTSRLHYSSDWLYEMQQAHLLTDITQFAGGIPYSKQICFMSEHSQKYPQLQKDSSLLKKIKTIETAINQRTYYYIPKDKINEACNKIKNGDIILITTHIKGLDTSHLGFAWKKEGKTYLLHASSKGKQVMISSLPLQEYMEGIDSQSGIMLARAAKTLAE; translated from the coding sequence ATGATCCGGCTAATTTTACATCTTTTCTTATTTTTGTTCCTTTCTAGTTACAGTTGTGAGGCTTACCGCCTCTCTTCGTCCGATCAGAAAGTATTAAATTCTTTTTGGAAATATGCAGAAGAACATCGCTTGGGCAATCTTCCTGTAAATGAAAGAATCCCTTCTATCGCCCGTTTTTTTTTAGGGACTCCTTATCAAAGCAATACTTTGAACGTCACCCGGGAGGAACTGCCGGTTATCAATCTACACGAATTAGATTGTGTGACGTTCGTGGAAAATGTCCTTGCTTTGGCATTTTTGGAACAATATAATCAACAATCGACAGAGGCTTTCGTGCAAAATATTATCCGGCTCAGATACCGGAATGCAGAGATCGTCGACTATACTTCCCGTTTACACTATTCTTCAGATTGGTTATATGAAATGCAACAAGCTCATTTGCTGACCGATATTACACAATTTGCCGGCGGGATCCCTTATTCCAAGCAAATCTGCTTTATGTCGGAACACAGTCAGAAATATCCACAACTCCAAAAAGACTCAAGCTTACTTAAAAAGATCAAAACCATTGAAACAGCAATAAATCAAAGGACGTATTATTATATTCCAAAAGATAAGATTAATGAAGCTTGTAATAAAATAAAAAATGGAGATATCATCCTGATCACAACGCATATAAAAGGGTTGGACACCTCTCATTTGGGTTTTGCCTGGAAAAAAGAAGGTAAGACTTATCTATTGCACGCTTCCAGCAAGGGTAAGCAAGTGATGATTAGTTCCCTTCCCCTCCAGGAATATATGGAAGGGATCGATTCCCAAAGTGGAATTATGCTCGCCAGAGCCGCTAAAACATTAGCAGAATAG